One stretch of Rhinolophus ferrumequinum isolate MPI-CBG mRhiFer1 chromosome 27, mRhiFer1_v1.p, whole genome shotgun sequence DNA includes these proteins:
- the MAP1LC3C gene encoding microtubule-associated proteins 1A/1B light chain 3C, with protein sequence MQTPQKSPSLRPFKQRKSLATRQEEVAGIRAKFPNKIPVVVERYSREKFLPPLDKTKFLVPQELTVAQFLSIIRSHMVLGATEAFYLLVNSKSTVSMSMTMAEIYRDYRDEDGFVYMTYASQEMFG encoded by the exons ATGCAGACTCCGCAGAAAAGCCCAAGCCTCAGACCATTCAAGCAGAGGAAGAGCTTAG CAACCAGACAAGAGGAAGTGGCTGGAATCCGGGCAAAGTTCCCAAACAAGATCCCG GTGGTAGTGGAGCGCTATTCCAGGGAGAAGTTCCTGCCCCCGCTGGACAAGACTAAGTTCCTGGTCCCCCAGGAGCTGACCGTGGCCCAGTTCCTCAGCATCATACG GAGCCACATGGTCCTCGGGGCCACTGAAGCCTTTTACTTGCTAGTGAACAGCAAGAGTACGGTCAGCATGAGCATGACCATGGCCGAGATCTACAGGGACTACCGGGACGAGGACGGCTTCGTGTACATGACCTACGCCTCCCAGGAGATGTTCGGCTGA
- the BECN2 gene encoding beclin-2: protein MSSLRFLCQCCSQPLKLTQSAETLGLDTSQPPVASKLPLAQGEPRETLEEVPTSRVERDTEKLQDGASCRTPAGDGRMSRYSLNIFTLLGKLSSGRTLNSIQKTTRGIFDILSGEEDLVHPLCQDCTDSLLEQLDTQLTISESDSQHYKCCLETRESISEDEREMLQEELKDMELEEARLVQELEEVEKSRERAAVALEAAQAETETLDLQEKQYQREYGKLLWQQLELQDELRSVENRLWYAETQLAWLEKTNTFRSTFVIHHNGPLATINNFRLGCLPTVPVCWNEINAAWGQTALLLRALSSTIGLEFQRFQLIPSGNHSYLKSLTDDTVELPLFCNRGQSAYLYNKFDQAMMAFLDCMQQFKEEAEKGASGVYMPYRIHAEKGLMEDPGASGKFCSIRTHLNSQEQWTQALRLMLINFKWSLAWVSLRYCQK from the coding sequence ATGTCCTCTCTCCGCTTCCTTTGCCAGTGCTGCAGCCAGCCCCTGAAGCTGACTCAGTCTGCGGAGACCTTGGGCCTTGACACCAGCCAGCCACCTGTAGCTTCCAAGCTCCCCTTAGCTCAGGGGGAGCCAAGAGAAACCCTGGAGGAAGTCCCTACCTCTAGGGTGGAGAGAGATACTGAAAAGTTACAGGATGGGGCCTCTTGCAGGACCCCCGCTGGCGATGGCAGGATGTCCAGGTACAGTCTCAACATCTTCACCCTGCTTGGCAAGTTGAGCTCTGGAAGAACTCTCAATAGCATCCAGAAGACCACTAGGGGCATTTTTGACATCCTTTCCGGTGAAGAAGATCTGGTCCACCCACTGTGTCAAGACTGTACTGACAGTCTTTTAGAGCAGCTGGACACTCAACTCACTATCTCGGAATCTGACAGTCAACACTACAAATGCTGTTTGGAGACCAGGGAGAGCATAAGTGAGGACGAGAGGGAGATGCTGCAGGAGGAGCTGAAGGACATGGAGCTAGAGGAAGCGAGGCTGgtgcaggagctggaggaggtggagaagagCCGGGAAAGAGCAGCAGTGGCTCTTGAGGCAGCCCAGGCAGAGACTGAGACGCTGGACCTGCAGGAAAAGCAGTACCAGAGAGAGTATGGTAAATTGCTGTGGCAACAATTGGAACTGCAAGACGAACTGAGGAGCGTGGAGAACCGGCTGTGGTACGCCGAGACCCAGCTAGCCTGGCTGGAGAAAACCAACACCTTCAGGTCAACGTTTGTGATTCACCATAATGGCCCTTTGGCCACCATCAATAACTTCAGGTTGGGCTGTCTCCCCACGGTCCCCGTGTGCTGGAATGAGATTAACGCAGCCTGGGGGCAGACAGCCTTGCTGCTCCGGGCCCTGTCTAGTACAATTGGACTGGAGTTTCAGAGGTTTCAACTCATCCCCAGCGGAAACCATTCCTATCTGAAGTCTTTAACAGACGATACTGTTGAGCTGCCATTGTTCTGTAACAGGGGGCAGAGTGCTTACTTGTATAATAAGTTTGACCAGGCGATGATGGCTTTCCTGGACTGCATGCAGCAATTCAAGGAAGAGGCGGAGAAGGGTGCATCGGGGGTCTACATGCCCTATAGGATTCATGCAGAGAAAGGCCTGATGGAAGACCCTGGAGCCAGTGGCAAATTCTGCTCCATTAGAACCCACCTGAACTCACAGGAACAGTGGACACAGGCACTCAGGCTCATGCTTATAAATTTTAAGTGGAGTCTTGCTTGGGTCTCCTTAAGGTATtgtcaaaaataa